One genomic region from Thermus antranikianii DSM 12462 encodes:
- a CDS encoding carboxypeptidase M32 has product MKPEAAYQQLLEFQRETAYLASLGALAAWDQRTMIPKKGHEHRARQMAALARLLHQRATDPRIGEWLSAVEGSHLVQDPLSDAAVNVREWRQAYERARAIPERLAVELAQAQSEAESYWEEARPRDDWQGFLPYLRRVFALTKEKAEILYGLPVAPGDPPYGEVYDALLDGFEPGMRSGELLPLFAQLREGLQGLLDRILGSGRKPDTTILHRSYPKEAQRAFALELLAACGYDLEAGRLDPTAHPFEISIGPGDVRITTRYFEDFFNAGIFGTLHEMGHALYEQGLPKEHWGTPRGEAVSLGVHESQSRTWENLVGRSLGFWERFFPRAKEHFPSLRDVALEDFHQAINAVEPSLIRVEADEVTYNLHILVRLELELSLFRGELALEDLPGAWAERYRAYLGVAPKDYKDGVMQDVHWSGGLFGYFPTYTLGNLYAAQFFQKAQEELGDLEAQFRRGEFHAFLDWTRKNIHAEGSRFRPKALVERVTGTPPSARPFLAYLEEKYRALYGF; this is encoded by the coding sequence GTGAAACCTGAAGCGGCTTATCAGCAGCTTTTGGAGTTCCAAAGGGAAACCGCCTACCTGGCCTCCCTGGGGGCCCTGGCGGCTTGGGACCAGCGCACCATGATCCCGAAGAAGGGGCACGAGCACCGGGCGAGGCAGATGGCCGCCCTGGCCCGCCTCCTCCACCAGCGGGCCACCGACCCCAGGATTGGGGAGTGGCTTTCGGCGGTGGAGGGCTCCCACCTGGTGCAGGATCCCCTATCCGATGCGGCGGTCAACGTCCGGGAGTGGCGGCAGGCCTACGAGCGTGCCCGGGCCATTCCCGAGCGGCTTGCGGTGGAGCTGGCCCAGGCGCAAAGCGAGGCGGAAAGCTACTGGGAGGAAGCCCGTCCCAGGGACGACTGGCAGGGGTTCTTGCCCTACTTGCGCCGGGTGTTCGCCCTCACCAAGGAGAAGGCGGAGATCCTCTACGGCCTTCCCGTGGCTCCCGGGGACCCTCCCTATGGGGAGGTTTACGATGCCCTTCTGGACGGGTTTGAACCGGGGATGCGCTCGGGGGAGCTTCTGCCCCTTTTCGCCCAGCTGAGGGAGGGGCTTCAGGGGCTTTTGGACCGGATCCTGGGTAGCGGCCGGAAACCCGACACCACCATCCTGCACCGCTCCTATCCCAAGGAGGCCCAGAGGGCCTTTGCCCTCGAGCTTCTCGCCGCCTGCGGCTACGACCTCGAGGCGGGCCGCCTGGACCCCACTGCCCATCCCTTTGAGATCTCCATCGGGCCCGGGGACGTGCGCATCACCACCCGCTACTTCGAGGACTTCTTCAACGCCGGCATCTTCGGCACCCTGCACGAGATGGGCCATGCCCTCTACGAGCAGGGCCTGCCCAAGGAGCACTGGGGGACCCCAAGGGGGGAGGCGGTCTCCCTGGGGGTTCACGAGTCGCAAAGCCGCACCTGGGAGAACCTGGTGGGCCGCTCCCTGGGCTTTTGGGAGCGGTTTTTCCCCCGGGCCAAGGAGCACTTCCCAAGCCTCCGGGACGTGGCCCTGGAGGACTTCCACCAGGCCATCAACGCCGTGGAGCCCTCCCTCATCCGGGTGGAGGCGGACGAGGTCACGTATAACCTCCACATCCTGGTGCGCCTGGAGCTGGAGCTTTCCCTCTTCCGGGGGGAGCTTGCCCTGGAGGACCTCCCCGGGGCCTGGGCGGAACGGTACCGGGCCTACCTGGGGGTGGCTCCCAAGGACTACAAGGACGGGGTGATGCAGGACGTGCACTGGTCTGGGGGGCTTTTCGGCTACTTCCCCACCTACACCCTGGGCAACCTCTACGCCGCCCAGTTCTTCCAAAAGGCCCAGGAGGAGCTTGGGGACCTCGAGGCCCAGTTCCGGCGGGGGGAGTTCCATGCCTTTTTGGATTGGACCCGTAAGAACATCCACGCCGAGGGTAGCCGCTTCCGCCCCAAGGCCTTGGTGGAGCGGGTGACCGGCACGCCCCCCAGCGCCCGGCCCTTTTTGGCCTACCTGGAGGAGAAGTACCGGGCCCTTTACGGTTTCTGA
- a CDS encoding prepilin peptidase, with the protein MWTFFALLLGLAVGSFLNVVIHRLPKGESIVFPPSRCPACGHRLAPWDLVPVLSYLALKGRCRYCNDPISPRYPLVEALTGLLFALASLFYPPSAQAFLTFAFLALLVALSFIDLDTFELPDSLTYGLLFLGLLSAYLLSFPRPFAEALDGALIAAGVLGLVAGYGGLFLRRFREARAEVPVGPHQVHMAALFGALLGPGVGMALAFLTWALSGRTGKPVVLPDRITLPLLPLAWILAPYLGAELLSTLKGSFLAAGGLALAGGLYWAFKPVNEVNEVNKEAEETDPVAMGYGDVKLLGALGAWLGLYSLLALFLGVFAGALVGLAFRQRKIPFGPYLALGGGVAFFFGETLWQMYMSWLGL; encoded by the coding sequence ATGTGGACTTTTTTTGCCCTGCTCCTCGGCCTAGCGGTGGGCTCCTTCCTGAACGTGGTCATCCACCGCCTGCCCAAAGGGGAGTCCATCGTCTTCCCACCTTCCCGCTGCCCCGCCTGCGGGCATCGCCTAGCCCCTTGGGACCTGGTACCCGTGCTCTCCTACCTGGCCCTTAAGGGGCGGTGCCGCTATTGCAACGACCCCATATCCCCCCGCTATCCCCTGGTGGAGGCCCTCACCGGGCTGCTTTTTGCCCTGGCTTCCCTCTTCTACCCTCCCTCGGCCCAGGCTTTCCTCACCTTCGCCTTCCTGGCCCTCCTGGTGGCCCTTTCCTTCATAGACCTGGACACCTTTGAGCTTCCCGATTCCCTCACCTACGGCCTCCTCTTCCTGGGGCTCCTTTCCGCCTACCTCCTTTCCTTCCCCCGCCCCTTTGCCGAGGCCCTGGACGGGGCCTTGATCGCCGCCGGGGTCCTGGGGCTGGTGGCGGGGTATGGGGGGCTTTTCCTGAGGCGCTTCCGCGAGGCCAGGGCGGAGGTGCCCGTGGGACCCCACCAGGTGCACATGGCGGCCCTTTTCGGTGCCCTCCTGGGCCCGGGGGTGGGCATGGCCCTGGCCTTCCTCACCTGGGCCCTTTCGGGGCGCACGGGAAAACCCGTGGTGCTTCCCGACCGAATTACCCTTCCCCTCTTGCCCTTGGCCTGGATCCTGGCCCCCTACCTGGGGGCCGAGCTCCTAAGCACCTTGAAAGGGTCCTTCCTGGCCGCAGGGGGGTTGGCCCTGGCAGGGGGGCTTTACTGGGCCTTCAAACCCGTAAACGAGGTAAATGAGGTAAACAAGGAGGCGGAGGAAACCGATCCCGTGGCCATGGGCTACGGGGATGTGAAGCTTTTGGGGGCGCTGGGAGCCTGGCTTGGGCTTTATAGCCTCCTGGCCCTGTTCCTGGGGGTCTTCGCCGGAGCCCTGGTGGGCCTGGCTTTCCGGCAACGGAAAATCCCCTTCGGCCCCTACTTGGCCTTAGGAGGTGGGGTGGCCTTCTTCTTCGGGGAAACCCTGTGGCAGATGTACATGTCCTGGCTAGGGCTATAG
- a CDS encoding nitroreductase family protein — MAVDLLPILAQRRSVRRFKPVPIPEEDLEKLLFALQRAPTDASAQLYSAIRITDPGLREKVAQLSGNQEHIRQAAEFFVFLADIHRLERLLAHRGERMAFWPKTALHFALLDAGLAASYLALTAEALGYGVCFIGGVLNGVEELINLLELPRGVIPAVGLAVGVPDEEGPPRPRLPRSLVVHENRYRPYSPEDLEAAFQAMAPYSRVGDWGRVLRRYFAQGGTMEEREKPYGRALARQGLDPDLPPGTPFYSLGALLAEALGEARAVLFRKGEAWLERETEAFRGEGSPGEALLTALRKARGEMKDWP; from the coding sequence ATGGCGGTGGACCTTCTTCCCATCCTGGCCCAAAGGCGAAGCGTGCGCCGCTTTAAGCCGGTGCCCATACCCGAGGAAGACTTAGAGAAGCTCCTATTCGCCCTGCAGAGAGCCCCCACCGACGCCAGCGCCCAACTGTATAGCGCCATCCGGATCACGGACCCCGGGCTCAGGGAAAAGGTGGCCCAGCTTTCCGGTAACCAGGAGCACATCCGCCAGGCAGCGGAATTCTTCGTTTTCCTGGCAGACATCCATCGCCTGGAGAGGCTTCTCGCCCACCGGGGGGAAAGGATGGCCTTCTGGCCCAAAACCGCCTTGCACTTTGCCCTCTTGGATGCAGGGCTTGCCGCCAGCTACCTGGCCCTTACCGCCGAGGCCCTGGGCTACGGGGTCTGCTTCATCGGAGGGGTGCTGAACGGGGTGGAGGAGCTCATCAACCTCCTGGAGCTTCCCAGGGGGGTCATCCCCGCGGTGGGCCTGGCGGTGGGCGTTCCGGATGAGGAAGGCCCTCCCAGGCCCCGGCTTCCGAGGAGCCTGGTGGTGCACGAAAACCGGTACCGGCCCTACAGCCCGGAAGACCTCGAGGCCGCCTTCCAGGCCATGGCCCCCTATAGCCGGGTGGGGGACTGGGGAAGGGTCTTGAGGCGGTACTTCGCCCAAGGGGGAACCATGGAGGAGAGGGAAAAACCCTACGGCCGGGCCCTGGCCCGTCAGGGCCTGGATCCCGACCTTCCCCCCGGTACCCCCTTCTACTCCCTGGGTGCCCTGCTGGCGGAGGCTCTGGGGGAAGCCCGGGCCGTCCTTTTCCGCAAGGGGGAGGCCTGGCTGGAGCGGGAAACCGAAGCCTTCCGAGGGGAAGGAAGCCCGGGGGAGGCCCTCCTCACTGCCCTAAGGAAGGCCCGGGGGGAGATGAAGGACTGGCCCTGA
- a CDS encoding C40 family peptidase, whose product MPRRLALVVLWVLFPSALAQVGSSPGGSLEGPALSHTVAPGDTLFSIARRYGTTVEELMRLNGLDTFLIRPGQVLRLPQGGERIHVVAPGDTLFSLARRYGTTVEELMRLNGLSTPGLKVGQTLRIPAPRGEDGSRGKTSPESPPSSQGGGHTRDPGESPLGVGEDYDPESPLLKIVLRYLGVPYKYGANSPTSVDCSAFVAQVYAELGIALPRTTREQFQAFPAVESLRPGDLVFFSFGGKDVDHVGLYLGRGVFAHASSYGSRVVIESLEAPFYQKAYRGARRVVQEALR is encoded by the coding sequence ATGCCCCGCAGGTTGGCCCTGGTGGTTCTATGGGTTCTTTTCCCCTCGGCCCTGGCCCAGGTGGGCTCTTCCCCAGGGGGCTCTTTGGAAGGGCCTGCCCTATCGCACACCGTGGCCCCAGGGGATACCCTGTTCTCCATCGCCCGGCGCTACGGCACCACGGTGGAGGAGCTCATGCGCCTCAATGGCCTGGATACCTTTCTCATCCGGCCGGGGCAGGTGCTCAGGCTTCCCCAAGGGGGGGAGCGCATCCACGTGGTGGCCCCCGGGGATACCCTCTTCTCCCTGGCGCGCCGCTATGGGACCACGGTGGAGGAGCTCATGCGCCTCAACGGGCTTTCCACGCCGGGGCTTAAGGTGGGCCAGACCCTGAGGATCCCGGCCCCCAGGGGGGAGGATGGATCCAGGGGGAAAACCTCCCCGGAGTCCCCTCCCTCGTCCCAGGGTGGAGGCCATACCCGTGACCCGGGGGAATCCCCCCTGGGGGTGGGCGAGGATTACGACCCGGAAAGCCCGCTTCTCAAGATCGTCCTCCGCTATCTGGGGGTGCCCTACAAGTACGGGGCCAACTCGCCCACCTCCGTGGACTGCTCAGCCTTTGTAGCCCAGGTCTACGCCGAGCTGGGCATAGCCCTACCCCGCACCACCCGGGAGCAGTTTCAGGCCTTTCCCGCTGTCGAGTCCTTGCGCCCGGGGGACCTGGTCTTCTTCAGCTTTGGGGGAAAGGACGTCGACCACGTGGGCCTTTACCTAGGCCGGGGGGTCTTCGCCCACGCCAGCAGCTACGGGAGCCGGGTGGTGATCGAGAGCCTCGAGGCTCCCTTCTACCAGAAGGCCTACCGGGGTGCCCGGCGGGTGGTGCAGGAGGCCTTGAGGTAG
- a CDS encoding FAD-dependent oxidoreductase, with protein MQDYQVLIVGAGFAGSEAAYRLAQRGVRVGLLTQSLDSVMMPFLPPMPPFPEGSLLAQAYDPADPRLWAFHARAKYLLENQPNLHLFQATATELLLEGKRVVGVGTWEGPPARAFHVVLAVGSFLGARLRMGEVEEEAGRLSEASYPDLFLHLQALGFRFLKREREVPQTPGTPGYTVSYHAFHPEEWEETTFRLTRLEGLYAVGLCVREGEYALMSQEGLRLAEHLLHELG; from the coding sequence ATGCAGGATTACCAGGTGCTCATCGTGGGGGCGGGCTTTGCGGGAAGCGAGGCCGCCTACCGCTTAGCGCAAAGGGGGGTGCGGGTGGGCCTCCTCACCCAGAGCCTGGACTCGGTGATGATGCCCTTTTTGCCCCCAATGCCCCCTTTCCCGGAAGGGAGCCTCCTGGCCCAGGCCTACGACCCGGCCGATCCCCGGCTTTGGGCCTTCCACGCCCGGGCCAAGTACCTCCTGGAAAACCAGCCCAACCTGCATCTCTTCCAGGCCACCGCCACGGAACTCCTCCTCGAGGGGAAAAGGGTGGTGGGGGTGGGCACGTGGGAGGGCCCCCCGGCCAGGGCCTTCCATGTGGTGCTGGCGGTGGGAAGCTTTCTCGGGGCCAGGCTCCGCATGGGCGAGGTGGAGGAGGAGGCGGGCCGGCTCTCCGAGGCCAGCTACCCGGACCTCTTCCTCCACCTCCAGGCCCTGGGCTTCCGCTTCCTGAAACGGGAAAGGGAGGTACCCCAAACCCCGGGAACCCCTGGCTACACCGTCAGCTACCACGCCTTCCATCCGGAGGAATGGGAGGAGACTACCTTCCGTCTAACCAGGCTCGAAGGGCTTTACGCCGTGGGCCTTTGCGTGCGGGAAGGGGAGTATGCCCTCATGAGCCAAGAAGGCCTGCGCCTGGCGGAGCACCTTCTCCATGAGCTTGGGTAG
- a CDS encoding A/G-specific adenine glycosylase produces the protein MEKFQEALLAWYRENPRSLPWRGEKDPYRILVAEVLLQQTRTAQAIPYYHRFLARFPTLKALREASLEEVLKAWQGAGYYRRALHLHLLAQEVEALPRSYAELLKLPGLGPYTAAAVASLAFGERVAAVDGNVRRVLSRVFALENPAPRMLRNLAQGLLPQGEAPGEWNQALMDLGATVCLPRRPLCSECPVAPLCQGRVDPGRYPGARRRKVREEALAALVLWGREGVYLERLEGRFAGLYGVPLFPQEELPRRVRSFGVDPRFAGEVHHTLTHRRLRVGVYVAPWDGEGAASRREQLVDPGEKPLPKLMEKVLRQAQAFLAHEGILPFPHAKAHGVKPFEPG, from the coding sequence ATGGAGAAGTTTCAGGAAGCTCTGCTCGCCTGGTACCGGGAAAACCCCCGCTCCCTTCCCTGGCGGGGGGAGAAGGATCCCTACCGCATCCTGGTGGCCGAGGTACTCCTCCAACAAACCCGCACCGCCCAGGCCATCCCCTACTACCACCGCTTCCTTGCCCGTTTCCCTACCCTAAAGGCCTTGCGGGAGGCTTCCTTGGAGGAGGTGCTTAAGGCCTGGCAGGGAGCGGGCTACTACCGCCGGGCCCTTCACCTCCACCTCCTGGCCCAGGAGGTGGAGGCCCTGCCCCGAAGCTACGCCGAGCTTCTTAAGCTTCCCGGCCTGGGTCCGTACACGGCGGCGGCGGTGGCCTCCCTGGCCTTTGGGGAAAGGGTAGCGGCGGTGGACGGTAACGTGAGGCGGGTGCTTTCCCGGGTTTTTGCCCTGGAAAACCCTGCCCCCAGGATGCTTCGAAACCTGGCCCAAGGCCTCCTGCCCCAAGGGGAAGCCCCGGGGGAGTGGAACCAAGCCCTCATGGACCTGGGGGCCACGGTGTGCCTACCCCGGAGGCCCCTTTGCTCGGAGTGCCCCGTCGCCCCTTTGTGCCAGGGGCGGGTGGACCCGGGGCGTTACCCAGGGGCCAGGAGGCGAAAAGTGCGGGAGGAAGCCCTGGCGGCCCTGGTCCTTTGGGGGAGGGAAGGGGTTTACCTGGAGAGGCTGGAAGGGCGTTTCGCCGGGCTTTACGGGGTGCCCCTCTTTCCCCAGGAGGAACTTCCCCGGAGGGTGCGAAGCTTTGGGGTGGACCCCCGCTTCGCCGGGGAGGTGCACCACACCCTCACCCACCGCAGGCTACGGGTGGGGGTGTACGTGGCTCCTTGGGATGGGGAAGGGGCGGCTTCCCGAAGGGAACAGCTTGTGGATCCGGGGGAAAAACCCCTACCCAAGCTCATGGAGAAGGTGCTCCGCCAGGCGCAGGCCTTCTTGGCTCATGAGGGCATACTCCCCTTCCCGCACGCAAAGGCCCACGGCGTAAAGCCCTTCGAGCCTGGTTAG
- a CDS encoding CoA-binding protein encodes MTDLELKAYLEKARSIAVLGAHKDPSRPAHYVPRYLWEKGYRILPVNPRFAGEELFGMRVVASLKEIAEPVDILDVFRPPEALLAHLPEVLALRPGLAWLQTGIRHPGFEEALKEAGIPVVADRCLMVEHRRLFGVH; translated from the coding sequence ATGACCGACCTGGAGCTCAAGGCCTACCTGGAAAAGGCCCGGAGCATCGCCGTTCTCGGGGCCCACAAGGATCCTTCCCGCCCCGCCCACTACGTGCCCCGGTACCTCTGGGAGAAGGGGTACCGCATCCTGCCTGTTAACCCCCGCTTTGCCGGGGAAGAGCTTTTCGGGATGCGGGTGGTGGCGAGCCTGAAGGAGATCGCCGAGCCCGTGGATATCCTGGATGTCTTCCGCCCTCCGGAGGCCCTCTTGGCCCACCTGCCGGAGGTCTTGGCCCTGAGGCCGGGCCTGGCGTGGCTGCAGACCGGCATCCGCCATCCAGGCTTTGAAGAGGCGTTAAAGGAAGCGGGCATTCCCGTGGTGGCTGATCGTTGTCTCATGGTGGAGCACCGAAGGCTTTTCGGGGTCCACTGA
- a CDS encoding NAD+ synthase codes for MRIVQAPKAQESLELNWPLVADFLTRFIREELAWRGYEKAIVAVSGGVDSATTLALAVRALGRKQVHALFLPHRDSSPLSREHAYLVAETFGVDLEEVDITPMVEGYAAMTPDLTPHRKGNLMARARMMVLFDKSQAYQALPLGTGNKTERLFGYFTWHGDDTPPVNPLGDLYKTQVWGLARFLGVPQAVVEKVPTADLIPGQTDEGDLGVRYLRADVILEHYLKGYPDAYIESLGYTLEEIGRVKERVNRTHWKRALPTVALLSSTAIGEFYLRPLDYRP; via the coding sequence ATGAGGATCGTTCAGGCGCCCAAAGCCCAGGAAAGCCTGGAGCTCAACTGGCCCCTGGTGGCGGACTTCCTCACCCGCTTTATCCGGGAGGAGCTGGCCTGGCGGGGCTACGAGAAGGCCATCGTGGCGGTATCCGGAGGGGTGGACTCCGCCACCACCTTGGCCCTGGCGGTGCGGGCCCTGGGGCGGAAGCAAGTCCATGCCCTTTTCCTTCCCCACCGGGACTCCAGCCCCCTTTCCCGGGAGCACGCCTACCTGGTGGCGGAAACCTTCGGGGTGGACCTGGAGGAGGTGGACATTACCCCCATGGTGGAGGGCTATGCCGCCATGACCCCGGACCTCACCCCCCACCGCAAGGGCAACCTCATGGCCCGGGCGCGGATGATGGTGCTCTTTGACAAATCCCAGGCCTACCAGGCCTTGCCCCTGGGCACGGGCAACAAGACGGAAAGGCTTTTCGGCTACTTCACCTGGCACGGGGACGACACCCCCCCCGTGAACCCCTTGGGGGACCTCTACAAGACCCAGGTCTGGGGCTTGGCCCGCTTTCTCGGGGTGCCGCAGGCGGTGGTGGAGAAGGTCCCCACCGCGGATCTCATCCCGGGCCAGACGGACGAGGGGGACCTGGGGGTGCGCTACCTCCGGGCGGATGTCATCCTGGAGCATTATCTGAAGGGCTACCCCGATGCCTACATAGAGAGCCTGGGCTACACCCTGGAGGAGATAGGGCGGGTTAAGGAGCGGGTAAACCGCACCCACTGGAAGCGGGCCCTTCCCACCGTGGCCCTCCTTTCCTCCACGGCCATCGGGGAGTTTTACCTGAGGCCCCTGGACTACCGGCCATGA
- a CDS encoding nitrilase-related carbon-nitrogen hydrolase, whose amino-acid sequence MIRHAILQFRPEKARVKENLARLAERLEALRPHAPEVVVLPEAALTGYFLQGGVRELALTRHELLELLSGVHRAVGWEGLLDVVVGFYERDEGAYYNSAAYLELPHRVVHVHRKVFLPTYGVFDEERYLARGRRVEAFNTRFGRVAILICEDFWHSITAAIAALDGAEAIYVPAASPARGFQGERPENVERWRTLARAVAAEHGVYVVLSSLVGFEGGKGMSGGSLAVGPEGRILAEAPLFEEAALLFDLDPGRIPPVRYDSPLLSDLEAALPLLLPDLERVLGKGGG is encoded by the coding sequence GTGATCCGGCACGCCATCTTGCAGTTTCGTCCGGAGAAGGCCAGGGTTAAGGAGAACCTGGCCCGCTTGGCGGAGCGCCTCGAGGCCCTCCGTCCCCATGCCCCCGAGGTGGTGGTCCTTCCCGAGGCCGCCCTGACCGGGTATTTCCTGCAGGGAGGGGTGCGGGAACTGGCCCTGACCCGCCACGAGCTTTTGGAGCTCCTTTCAGGGGTGCACCGGGCCGTGGGGTGGGAGGGGCTTTTGGACGTGGTGGTGGGCTTCTATGAGCGGGATGAGGGGGCCTATTACAACAGCGCCGCCTACCTCGAGCTTCCCCACCGCGTGGTTCACGTGCACCGCAAGGTCTTCCTGCCCACCTACGGGGTTTTTGACGAGGAGCGCTACCTGGCCCGGGGCAGGCGGGTGGAGGCCTTTAACACCCGTTTCGGCCGGGTGGCCATCCTCATCTGCGAGGACTTCTGGCACTCCATCACCGCGGCCATTGCCGCCTTGGATGGGGCGGAGGCCATCTACGTGCCGGCGGCAAGCCCGGCCAGGGGCTTCCAGGGGGAACGCCCGGAGAACGTGGAGCGCTGGCGAACCCTGGCCCGGGCGGTGGCGGCGGAGCACGGGGTGTACGTGGTGCTCTCCAGCCTGGTGGGGTTTGAGGGGGGGAAGGGGATGAGCGGGGGAAGCCTGGCGGTGGGGCCCGAAGGGAGGATTCTGGCCGAGGCCCCCCTCTTTGAGGAGGCGGCTTTGCTCTTCGACCTGGACCCCGGGCGCATTCCCCCGGTGCGCTACGATAGCCCCCTGCTTTCGGACCTCGAGGCGGCCCTTCCCCTTCTTCTCCCGGACCTGGAGAGGGTTCTTGGAAAGGGGGGAGGATGA
- a CDS encoding 1,4-alpha-glucan branching protein, whose translation MARFALVLHAHLPYVRSHGMWPFGEETLYEAMAETYLPLLRLLERLYAEGVEARFTLGITPILAEQLADARVREGFWAYARDRLERAQGDYLRYQGTDLEASARHQVAFWELTLDHFHHLRGDLLAAFRRAQDRGQVELLTSSATHGYSPLLGYDEALWAQIKTGVITYRRHFAKDPTGYWLPEMAYRPRGPWKPPVEGAPEGVRPGVDEFLMRAGIRYTFVDAHLVQGGRPLSPYGEASLGPVESAEATYYVHELESGLRVLARNLETSLQVWSADYGYPGEGLYREFHRKDPISGLHHWRVTHRQADLSAKAPYDPEAAFLKVKEHAVHFVDLVERLSREHPDGVILAPYDAELFGHWWYEGVAWLEEVLRILAQRRGVQAVTAKEAIQGKAVRSALPEGSWGRGGDHRVWLNEATWDYWRTVYRAEGAMREAVRHGNLPSRVLQQAMRELLLLEASDWPFLIDTAQAAGYAKERYQGHAEAFFQLLRGVSPEELKALEERDNPFPEADPRLYLEPNATVHGGVG comes from the coding sequence ATGGCGCGCTTTGCCCTGGTCCTCCACGCCCACCTCCCCTACGTGCGCTCCCACGGGATGTGGCCCTTTGGGGAGGAAACCCTCTACGAGGCCATGGCGGAAACCTATCTGCCGCTTCTTAGGCTCCTGGAGCGGCTTTATGCCGAAGGGGTGGAGGCCCGTTTTACCTTGGGGATCACCCCCATCCTGGCGGAGCAGCTGGCCGACGCCAGGGTGAGGGAAGGCTTTTGGGCGTATGCCAGGGATCGGCTGGAGCGGGCCCAGGGGGATTATCTCCGTTACCAGGGGACGGACCTCGAGGCCAGCGCCCGCCACCAGGTGGCCTTTTGGGAACTTACCCTGGATCATTTCCACCACCTGAGGGGGGACCTCCTTGCCGCCTTCCGCCGGGCCCAGGACCGGGGCCAGGTGGAGCTTCTCACCTCCAGCGCCACCCACGGCTACTCCCCCCTTTTGGGCTACGACGAGGCCCTTTGGGCCCAGATCAAAACCGGGGTGATCACCTACCGCCGCCACTTCGCCAAGGATCCCACGGGCTACTGGCTTCCCGAGATGGCCTACCGGCCCAGGGGTCCCTGGAAGCCCCCTGTGGAGGGGGCTCCGGAAGGGGTCAGGCCCGGGGTGGACGAGTTCCTCATGCGGGCGGGGATCCGTTACACCTTCGTGGACGCCCACCTGGTCCAGGGGGGAAGGCCCCTTTCCCCTTACGGGGAGGCCTCCTTGGGTCCGGTGGAAAGCGCTGAGGCCACCTACTACGTCCACGAGCTGGAGTCGGGCCTGAGGGTTTTGGCCCGCAACCTGGAGACCTCCTTGCAGGTCTGGAGCGCCGACTATGGCTACCCGGGGGAGGGGCTTTACCGGGAGTTCCACCGCAAGGACCCCATCTCCGGCCTCCACCACTGGCGGGTGACCCACCGCCAGGCGGACCTCTCGGCCAAGGCGCCCTACGACCCCGAGGCGGCCTTTCTCAAGGTGAAGGAGCATGCCGTTCACTTCGTGGATTTGGTGGAGCGGCTCTCCCGGGAGCACCCGGATGGGGTCATCCTGGCTCCCTACGACGCCGAGCTCTTCGGCCACTGGTGGTACGAGGGGGTGGCCTGGCTGGAGGAGGTGCTGAGGATTCTGGCCCAAAGGAGGGGAGTGCAGGCGGTGACGGCGAAGGAAGCGATCCAGGGCAAGGCGGTGCGCTCCGCCTTGCCCGAGGGTTCCTGGGGCCGGGGTGGGGACCACAGGGTCTGGCTCAACGAGGCCACCTGGGACTACTGGCGCACGGTGTACCGGGCGGAAGGGGCCATGCGGGAGGCGGTGCGCCACGGCAACCTGCCCTCCAGGGTGCTCCAGCAGGCCATGCGGGAGCTGTTGCTCCTCGAGGCCTCCGACTGGCCCTTCCTCATCGATACCGCCCAGGCGGCGGGGTACGCCAAGGAACGCTACCAGGGGCATGCCGAGGCCTTCTTTCAGCTCCTCCGGGGGGTTTCCCCCGAGGAGCTTAAGGCCCTGGAGGAGCGGGATAACCCCTTCCCGGAGGCGGACCCCAGGCTTTACCTGGAGCCCAACGCTACGGTTCATGGGGGTGTAGGCTAG
- a CDS encoding [LysW]-aminoadipate kinase, with protein MIVVKVGGAEGINYEAVARDAASLWKEGVRLLLVHGGSAETNKVAEALGHPPRFLTHPGGQVSRLTDRRTLEIFEMVYCGLVNKRLVELLQREGANALGLSGLDGRLLEGRRKTAVKYVEDGKIKIHRGDYTGTVERVNRDLLDLLLGAGYLPVITPPAISYEGEAINTDGDQVAALLATVYQAEALVYLSNVPGLLARYPDEASLVREIPVDRVEDPEYLSLAQGRMKRKVMGAVEAVKGGVKRVIFADARVEDPIRRALAGEGTVVR; from the coding sequence GTGATCGTGGTCAAGGTAGGGGGTGCCGAGGGCATCAACTACGAGGCGGTGGCCAGGGATGCCGCCTCCTTGTGGAAGGAGGGGGTGAGGCTTCTTTTGGTCCACGGGGGGAGCGCCGAAACCAACAAGGTGGCGGAGGCCCTGGGTCACCCGCCCCGGTTCCTCACCCACCCCGGGGGACAGGTGAGCCGCCTCACCGACCGCAGGACCCTGGAGATCTTTGAGATGGTCTACTGCGGCCTGGTGAACAAGCGCCTGGTGGAGCTTTTGCAAAGGGAAGGGGCCAATGCCCTGGGGCTTTCCGGGCTGGATGGAAGGCTTCTGGAGGGCCGCCGCAAGACCGCGGTGAAGTATGTGGAAGACGGCAAGATCAAGATCCACCGCGGGGACTACACGGGCACCGTGGAGCGGGTGAACCGGGATCTATTGGACCTTCTCCTTGGGGCTGGGTATCTCCCGGTCATCACCCCTCCCGCCATCAGCTACGAGGGGGAGGCCATCAATACCGACGGGGACCAGGTGGCGGCCCTTCTCGCCACCGTCTACCAGGCGGAGGCCCTGGTGTACCTCTCCAACGTGCCGGGCCTTCTGGCCCGTTACCCCGACGAGGCCAGCCTGGTGCGGGAAATTCCCGTGGATAGGGTGGAGGACCCCGAGTACCTTTCCCTGGCCCAGGGGCGGATGAAGCGGAAGGTGATGGGGGCGGTGGAGGCGGTGAAGGGGGGAGTGAAGCGGGTCATTTTCGCCGATGCCCGGGTGGAAGACCCCATAAGGCGGGCCCTGGCCGGGGAAGGCACCGTGGTACGCTAG